The Suricata suricatta isolate VVHF042 chromosome 16, meerkat_22Aug2017_6uvM2_HiC, whole genome shotgun sequence genome contains the following window.
CATGTCAACACGGCTGCATTACCCACactccctttttgcagatgaaacAACTAGGGCCCAGAGAGGTCTAAGACCTGCCagtggtcacacagctgggacaCGCAGGGCCAGGAATCCAGTGCAGGTTTTGCTGATGTCAGAAAATGAGGCTCTCTTTCCCCTTGAACCGCCCCAGCTCCGCTGTGGGAGGTGTGGGACCAACCATGCAAAGCACTAACACCCCTAATTCCCGTTAGATCTGAATAGAACTTTCCTCCGTGGATTGCTTTCAATAAGCCCATGTTCGGACCAGGAAGCCAAGGCTCAAAGCCGTCCCAGTCCACAGAGTCTGGTCCCCGAACCCACCTGCTTGTCCAGGGCTCGGGTCTGCTCCTGCAGCTCCTCAATCTCAGCCTGCACCTGGACGCGACATTTCAGCAGATGGCCCATGTTCTCCAGCTTCTGGTTGTCCCGCAGCCGCTTGGCCTGGCTCTGGGCCACGCTGATCTGCGCCTGGAGTGTATCCCGCACCCCCTCCAGGCGCTGGATCTCCTCCCTGGCCACGCCGGGATGTGGAGAGCAAGGGGCAAGGGGCAGGGTCTCAGAATCACTAACGCCCAGCCGGGGGgcctgccctttcccctcttcgACCCAGgaggcgcccctcccccgcccctttaagggcccccttcctccccagccccggGTCTAGGCACAGCGCTCACAGTTGCTTGTTGATGCGCCCTTGGACTGCCTTATTGTAAGCCTGCCTCTCGCCCTCCATCGCTTCGCACTGCCGCTGCAGCTGGCTCAGCTCCCAGTCCGCTGAAGGTGGGACCAGCCAACGGGGCTCAGGAGGGATCCgggccccagccccttcctctccagGGCTTAGGAATTCTGGCTCCCACAAACTGCAGTTGAAAGGCCGACCCAGTCCCCAAGAGCCCTCCAGCACTGCACCGCGGTTCCCGTATCCCTCACGCCACCTCGCCCCTTGGTGCTCGCGGACCCCAGGCTGATCTCAGGGTTTTCCCCCTAAACCCACGTCTACGCCCGGTTTGGGCACACATCCGCCTCCCCGCTAGAGGGCGCTCCTGGAAGGCGTCACGGTGCTCAGTGCGCGCGCCACAGAGGATCTGGACCTTGGGGCCAAGACCTGGGGACCGCAGTCTTGCGCCCCCTCTCCCCTTCAGTTCTGTCCTCCAGCCTCCTCACTCTCAGCCCATTTTCCAAGCTCAGGCCTCATCCTGTCCTGCCGGGACCATcaccccactctcctccccaacACAGCCTCCCTTCACAGCCAGGGAACGTCTTTCTATACCCAGAGGGGAGCTCCAGGGCCCGAGGACAAACCCGCAGCTCCTCGGCCTGGTGTTCAAGGCCCCATGTAACCTGAGCCTAATCACCTCTCCAGTCTGGTCCACCTCCTGGTCCCCCACCTCTGGTCtggccccccacctcccaaggCCCAGCTAGTTCTCAACGAGTGATTCTGTGTGCGCTGACAGTTGGCAAGGTCTGGAGACACTTCTGATTGTCAGGATATGGGGACAGGGTGGGTAGGGTGCTCCTGGCATGTAATGGATAGAGATCACGGATGTCCTACAATGCCCGGGACAGTCCCCATGACTAAAGAATGATCTGACCCCGAGCgccgacagtgtggaggctgagaaaccctgttCTAGCCACACATTCTCTCTGCTGAAACAAACGCttgtcccttccttctcccataGACAACTCTTGGGAAGAGTTCCAAGCTCCAGGCAAACTTCTCCTCCTGCAGGAAGCCTTCCAGGCTTGGCCTATccatctgcccttctccacctccaTTCCCATGCATGTGTGTCCCCCGCCAGACGGCTCCCCGGGGAGGcctccctgcccactctctcACCCCCACGTGTCCCGCAGCACAGTTCTAACAACTTGGGAAAACTGAGgagtgaatggggggggggggaagcaagaGCGTCTGAATTACCCATTCTCTCCAGGAAGGCCTCCCTTCCATCATTGGAGCGGATGCTCCCTGCAGAGAGTCCCAAAGGCATCTTGGCCAAAGAGGGTGGGGCTCCTGCAGGGGTGACACAGGAACCCCACCTGACAGACAGGAGGGGGCGCTGGAAAGAGGGTGGGGCGAACAGCAAGGGAATTGGAAAGTGACTCCACAAACAACTCTGGCCTCTGTTTGGGTCTCAATGCCTCCCATGAGTTGTAGTGAGCACCTCTCAGGCCTCTCCCCACGTCCCTCCCGATCTCCCACCTCTCACATGCCCTGCCTTGGGTTTCCACTCTGACTCTGGCGCGAGGGACAGGTCCCCAGGGCGCTCGCTGTCTCTGAGACATGGCTGTTTGGGGAagaggacagggaggagggggaaaccCCGGCCGGCTGTGGCGAGCGAGCCCTGTCCCTACCTGCTGGAGTGTCTGACCTGTCCTTGTTCTCCAAGCTCACTGTTGTGGTGTGGTTACTGGGGAGATAAAGGGCCAATGAGACCTGAGGACAGCGGCAGGGGTGGGACGGAGGCCTCAAGAAGTGGCCGTGGGAGGGGCGGTCGGGGAGGAGGGGCCATgggcggggaggctggggaggaggggccaagGCGGCCCGGAGACCTCAGGAGACCTCAGGAGACTTGGCAGGCTGTGAAGAGAcgggcggggaggcggggagccCTGCGAGGGGCGGAGCTGTGAGCCTTgcgaggggcggggcagagggccTGTGAGAAGGGGAACTGGGTGTGTCCTGAGGGCGGGGCTTCAGGGCTTCCGGGGGCAGGGAGACCTGTAAAGGGCGGGCTGGCAGGGCCAGCGGGGTTTGGAACGGGTGGTAGGAGCACGACTACATGTGGAGGGAAGAGGTGCGGGGAGTAGCGAGGAGTGGGGCTATGGGGAGAGGGCTGCCGATGGGAGGGGCCCGGGTACCTGCAAAGGCAGCAGCTTCACGGACCTGCGGTAGGAAGACGCCTACCCGGAGCGAGGGGCTCTGAGGGGTGGGCTGTGTTTtcgggagggagaggcagaagccGAAAGACCCTATGGAGCCAAGACTGGGAGGAAACGTCTGGAAGGCTTTGGAGTTAGGCCGACGTCCTTCGGGACGAGGCCCTAGAGATACGTGTCTTAAGACCACGTTGTTTGAAGAGTCATGAGCAGGAAGACGGTACCGATGCCGggagtttgggagagggaggaacGCCCACCAACAACTCAGGTCCTAGCAGTGACTCACTACGCATGCGCGGCCAACGGCTTTGGGCGAAGCCGCCTAAAACTCCTTGCCCGCTGGGTCCGCGCATTGAGAGGCGGGACCTCGGGCTCTTGGGGACGCCCCCGCTTCCGGCCACGCCCCGTCTGGCCACGCCCCCTCGGCTGCAGGCCGCTGCCCGCGTGGGCCCCCCCGGAGTGGGCGGGTAGTGGGCGCAGCTCCCTGCCGGCTGGGTGTGCCCGAAGCCTGCGGTTTCCTGTGGGCGGAAGCAGCCCGCGGGCGCTGAGCTCAGCTGGAAGCCTTGGAGGCCCAGGACGGGGAGATCCCGTTACCGCCCTGGGGCTCCCTGATTCTCCCCCTTCCACGGGCTCCTAGCACGAGGGGCCTCCTCTGCGTTCCCAAGGTCGCCGAGTCGGGCGCTCGTGCCACTCCGGGAACTGGATTTCGTGTCCTAGACTCCTGTTTTCCACCTTGCTCACTCACATGTCCATCTCCCTAGCCCCTGGTTTCCAGACTCCTTCCCGGGCCAGTCTTGTTCCCTTTGCCTGAGCTCCATGAAGAGCACGTGACCCTCCAGCGTCATTTTCTCCTTCAGtgaccctgcccccccccccccccccccccccccccccccccccccccccccccccccccccccccccccccccccgtcttcgTCCTTCTCAAAGACTTAAGTTTGGGACTACttattccccaccccccagggaccCTCATTTTGTACTCCCAACTATTTAGCCTTGGAGCCCAATGGACCCAAGAATTTTCCCGTTGCCCAAAGCCTAGAGACCTTGAACTAGAGTCCCCCAATACTACGTCCATTCAGGGTTCCGACGCTTGGTGTAACACgcacatactatgtgccagacactctaAGAAAAACCCTATgatgtactattattatccctgttttacataTAAACAGACTTGGAGAGGTTAttagtaacttgtccaaagacTCAGCTAATGAGTGTCGGCGCCTTGGATTGGAATGCACCCCACGTGCCTCTATAGACGCCATACTGGTGCCCCAGCTCTTGGGTCTCCTGAGTACCCCCTTGTCACTGAGCTGCCCAGCCCTCACCCCTTCAGGGAGCTGAGCTGACCCTCCGCCCTCCTGTGCCATCAAGATACCAGACATCCCATCAGCCAATTTCCTTCCCTTGTAGGAACCGAGAATTTCAGTTCTCCCAACTCAATTCTCTATCAGGACCCCAGACACCTGGTCCCTTGTCCCTCACTTATCACTAGCCCCTAGACCTTCCAAGAGACCCAGGGACATAGTAACCAGCCCCACCCTAATTCAGTAATGCAACaataagcaataataataataacaaatagttAATATTAAGTTCCCGGGGCTGCTcttctgcttaaaaccctccagCGGCTGGTCAccgcacttagaataaaatccaaactcctcccCTAGTTCTTCAAAGGGCCTTCTTTGGTTTCCCTTCCTACCActccctccagccacactggcccttCTGTCTGTTCCTCCAGACAACCTGGGCTTGTTCTCCGGAGCCCTGAGTTTCCCCTTCTCCCAGCACTGAAACGACTCCTGACCTCAGGTCTCAGCTCCGATGTCCCCTCCTTACAGAGGTCTTGCCTGatcatcttgtttatttttttttaatttatttttttaatgttttatttatttttgatgcagagagagacagagcgtgaggggggaggggcagagaaagaaggagacacagaatctgaagcaggctccaggctctgagctagctgtcagcacagagcctgatgtggggctcgaacccacgaacgtgagctctgacctgagccgaagtcggaggtttaactgactgagccacccaggcgccccctgatcaTCTTGTTTAAAGTAGGCTCCTCCCACGCGGCTGTAATCAACTCCACTCCATTTGATTTCCTGCTGAGCACTTAAGCACTGTCTGCACTTATCAGTCTTCATTGCTGGGTTTTCTCTTGAAAGTCCGTCTGTCCCTACTGGGAAGGCAAGCTCCGTTAAGAGCAGGCAtcacatctgttttctttattcttacctCCTGGTTCCTAACAGATGTTCcataaatgtttgatgaagaaAGGAATGAACGTGTAGGTGTGTTAGTGTACTGGGATTACCTCGttcatttctctttgtaaatgtttatttattcatttttgagagagggaggggcagagacagggcgagacatagaatctaaagcaggctccaggctcccagctgtccatgcagagcctgatgagggccttgaacccatgaacagtgagatagtgacctgagccgaaatcccaCGCTTAatgaattgagccacccaggtgtccctaccttACTCATGTTATGAATATTAAATGTATGAGTATCCAAATTTTGACTACCGGTATATTGTCAGTACTGTTAGTATCATTGCACCCATATCACAGATTAGGAAAacgaggctcagagagtttaaataaTAGGCAAGGTCCCCCAGGCAGGAAATGGTGGCACCCAGATTAAGTCCCACCGCCTGCCCCCTTCCGGAGTTTCATGTGTCCCCATTTTCCACCCCCCGACTCCCACTATGGGGGCAGGCTCTCCCAGCTCTCACCCCACTCCACCTGCAGGAATCTGGCCTCCTCCGCCAGACCCTCATTCCTCTGAGTATCCAGTCCTAACCCCATCAAGGAAAGCAGACATCCGGGTGGTGGGCAAGGCTCAGAGCGGAGGCCTGAGAACACGACCCTACCACTCTTTGATTCTTGCCGCCCCCTGGCCCTGCTCGATTCCCTTGGCTCCAAGTTCTCATCTGAATCCTGGGAGGGAGCCCCAGAAGATGCTGGTCtaggggcagtgggtgggggccCAGAGAATGAGGAACCCAAGTGCTTAGGCCCTCCCTCCGGCTGCAGACCTCAGCGGGGCGCGGTGCGGGTGGGTATAAAAGGGTCAGTATATAGAGAGAGGCGCGGAGGGAGGAATCAGGAGGGCGAGAAGAGAGCGAAAGAAGGAGGTGTAGACAGgactggagagagagacaggaggcagaaggagagagcaagagagaggaaaggagggagacagaaagaaagagagagttccGGAttgaaggggagaaggagggagagagccagaggagagagcgagggagggaggaaggcggCGAGAGGCGGGCGCCTCgagggtggaaggagggaggagaagggcgGGGCGCGGAGGCCCTAGCAGGGACGAGGCTCCGACTCTTGACTTTTTCTGCCGCTCGCGGTAAGTTTCCAGTCCGTTATTCGGactgggatttctttctttccttgggaGTGCAGCAGTTTGGGAAGGATACCCCCAGGCTGGGAGAGACGCCCCCACTCTCCGGTCCCATGGAAATCCTTGTAGTTTAAGAAGCGATCTCTTAGCACTTAGGGTGGAGATTCGCGAAGGGGTGGGGCCCGGCGAGGTTTTGGGGTTCTCAGCAGAGCCCTCCACTGGTAAACTTTCTTTAGCTTTCCCCCCACGACTGTTCACTCTCTCCTGAGGACCCTGAGCCCAGAGAACACCCCCAATCTGGGGGACCTCCAGGCACCAACCCCTGCCGCCCCCCTCCTTGTTCTAGACACTGAAGGGTCCTGAAAGGCTGGCTCCTTCCACTcaggcctctccctgccccaaccccagcctcccacccccaacacGGATCTTGCCCATTTTCCCCACAAGATGTCCAGTCGGGCACCAACCAGTCTGgcagcagggtggggtggggacctCATGGGCATAGCCAGGGGCTGGGGTTTCCCTGGTGcttggaggcagagaaggggagggatgaGTCACCAGGTGACTCATTGGGTCCCCCACCGCCCCAccccaggagaggaaggggggtgagtCAAGGATGCCTGTCTCTGGGGGGAGCCCCCAGCTTCTGATGAATCTGGGACGGTATGAACTTGAATTTTCATATCCTGGCCCATATGTGCCCAGGGTCGGGACTTTGAGGAGACACTGCTTGGGTCCAACTCACTCCTGGACCCAAGAGTCCACCCCTGGTCGGCTTCCACCCTGGGGAATCCAggagtccaggcccccagcctcctccccgaGCCGATTCAAAGAGTCCAGGTTCCCAGCCCTCTCCTCCATCACACCCTGGAGTCTGGACTCAGCACCCTTCTCCACCAGGATTTGAGCATCCCGGCCGCCCCCGTCCCGACCTCCTGAGACCACCATCTCCTGACATCCCCCATCCCAGGCTTCCAGCGTAATCATGTCACTCCTTCTGCTGGTGGTCTCTGCCCTTCACATCCTCATTCTCATCCTGCTTTTCGTGGCCACTTTGGACAAGGTAAGCCTGCTCCCGTAGACTCCCGCCACGCCCCTCTTCTGAAgccccgccggccccgccccttTCCCCTAGCATCTCCCCTTCTGCGCTCTGCCTCTGATGCCTCTACCCTGCCCTTTTCCCTGACTGCCCCCCTCTTACTAAATCCATGCTTTCCCCTCAGTTCAGCGCCTTCCAGGGCCTCACCCTTTTCCGAATCTGCCCCGCAGTCTCTCTGACCATGCGCACTCTCCCGTCCTAACCCTGCGCTTGTTTCTTGGTCCATCGCAGTCCTGGTGGACCCTCCCGGGGAAGGAGTCCCTGAATCTCTGGTATGACTGCACGTggaacaatgacaacaaaacGTGGGCCTGCAGTAATGTCAGCGAGAACGGTGAGGGGCATCGGGACCCTGTCTGCAAGGGGAGGGGTAACCCGGGTCTCTTCCCAGAACCAAGAATTATAAATCCTTCAGAGTGTGAGAGGCAGGTCTGGGCCCCAAAGCTGAGTGAGTGGGGCTGATTATGACCCACTTTTCTGGGTGGCAGGGAGCGATGTGCTCCTGTTCTAAGGAGGATGGGCTAAGGCCCCCCCCTTTTGATTCAGAAAGAGTGGAGGCCACATGCTACAGGTTGGAGGAATGGGGAGAGAGCTCCCAAGATTCCGAGGAGGTAGGATTCTGTGTTCAAAGTTCTAAGGAGATGAGACTGGTGTTCGGAATGGATGGCTGGGACCAATTTGTCTGAGTTCCAAGGGATTGAGCTGGAACCGCATGAAGGTTCTGAGTGGAGCCAAATCCTTCCAAGGTCCTGAACAAGGTGGCggaggcagtgctgatgcatCTGAGCTAGAAGGGAGTGGCACATACCGCTCTACGTTTCTGAAAGTGAAAGAGTAAATGCCTTTCCCAAAGAGTGAAGTAAGCACTTCTGTTCTCCCCAGTTCGATTTGGTGTTGTCCTGGAGGTAGCCAATGCAATagggcaagaaaaaagaaataaaaggtgtaaAGCTGGGAGAGGCAAAGTAAAtatatctagagagagagagatatttgCAGGGGACATGCGCATGTATAAAAGCCCAAAAAATCTTCAAGGcagcttctagaactgataagGGGACTTAGCATAAGTTCCAGGAACCAAGGTCCATAGAGGTGGTCACCGAACTTGGGTGTCTCTCTACACGGGGCGATGAGGGGGAGGTGGTGTCCCGGACCTACGGTGACCTccacctctcccccctccctgctgcaGGCTGGCTCAAGGCGGTTCAGGTCCTCATGGTGCTCTCCCTGGTCCTCTGCTGTCTGTCCTTCATCCTGTTCATGTTCCAGCTCTACACCATGCGGCGAGGGGGCCTCTTCTACGCCACCGGCCTCTGCCAGCTTTGCACCAGTGAGTGCCACCCCAGGGAGTGGGAGGGGCACTgtcagggggctgggggccctgagAATGGACCTCTGGCTAAAGACAGCAATCACTGACCACCTGAAGTGCCTCCACgggctgcccctctgccctgggtGAATTGGTAGTTTCCACCGATGCCATGGTTTGCCGTCTGTGCCTCTGGGTCATGCGGAAGGTGACCCTTAGAGCCTCAAGGagccagagcagggaagggcgGTGGGGGTCAGTAATCAGATCCCGGGGATGGGAGGCCAGAGACGGTGGCTAAGCGGTACTCCGGGAGAGACACTGAATCATAACCGTAGTGGGTTTATCGTAACAGCCAGCTTCTCTTTCTGGGTGGATCCACTGTGTATCAGACACGTGAGAGGGGCGTTTATCTGCTTTTCGATTTTTCTGACTTCTGGCACAAAGAGCTAAATGATCACAGTCCTCAGCTTCGGGAATTTTACCTTCTCCGGTTCCTACAAAGCACCTGTGGTCTTAAATCACTCTTTGCGTGCTTACCTAGtagaaaagaactacaaaatattctttgaagggatggatggatggatggatggatagatgagtaGATACTATggtcccattttatggatgagtaaaGGGCACCCAGTTAGATGAACTAAATTGCCCAAAGCCAGTCTGCGGTAAGCCTCGGTTGCAATGCGCTGAGGGAGCGAACCACAACTCCCAGAAGGCAGCGGTGCTGCGTACCGGCCTCCCCCAGGCTTCTTTGCCCCATGGGTTGTTGGGAAATGCAGTCCTCTTGCGGGTACTGCGTGACGGCCTGTCCCCATCTCCCCGCAGGCGTGGCGGTGTTTACAGGAGCGCTGATCTACGCCATTCACGCCAAGGAGATCCTGGCCGAGCGCCCGTCGGGGGGCAGCTTCGGGTACTGCTTCGCCCTGGCCTGGGTGGCCTTCCCCCTCGCCCTGGCCAGCGGCGTCATCTACATCCACCTGCGGAAGCGGGAGTGAGGGCCCCCGCTCGCCCTGCAGCCCCCTGCCCGCTCCCAACCCCGCGGTCTCACCCCGAAGTGCCCGCCCAGCCGCGTCCTCCAGGAAATAAAACCGTTTAACCGCCTGCTCTGTCTttgcttcctgcctgcctgcctgcctcctccgGGGACCCGGGCCGCTGGGGCCTCACATCTCCTAAACCAGGGACACCCGCTCCAGCAGCAGCCTTCACAATGCACAGCGCCGGGCCCCCGGGCACTTCTAAAGCAAGACACAGGAGCCCGGTGTCCCAACAGCCTTTCCCCTTCCATAGACCGGAGTCCGTGGGGCCCTGGCGTCTCAGGATTCCTCCTGAGTCTAGACTTCTAGGCTCTTGCGGGGAAGAACCAAGACTGTGGGTTTCCTGTCCTCCTTTCCTTGTACaagggtctctttctctcaatcagGCAGGATGTGTGTTGTTCTAGTTTGTTgttctcagcccccaccccccgccccccacgaagacatttttctatttccctcttGGAACTCagtctccttcccctcctgcatCCAATTCTGGTTCTAACCCATGGGACACCTTCGTAAAAATTGGCTGCCATCTGCCCCCCACCTTCTCCAGGTCCACTGGACCCCACCAGGAGGCATGTGGGAGTTGGAGAGATGGCTGGGTTTTACATTCACCGGTGCCCTGGCGGTGTGCCTTTGTGCAGTGAACAATTTGCACAACTGTACATGGCTGTCCTGCGTCCCTTGTTCATGAGACCCAGTTCTTTGGGGAATACGGTCTTCTCTACGATCCTCTTGTGTTACCACAGCTGGTCTATTTCACCAGCTGCAAACCCAGTCTCTCCCTAGGGTGAGTTTTTTTCTGCCTAGGACCCATCCACATGCAGGTTCCCCCAAAACCCAGTCTCTTCGTTCAAGAATTCTgatgctttccttctctccaacCCCTGCAGATCCCCCACTCATCTAGATTCATTGAACATGATTTATTCCTTTGGGAGAGCGGACCAGGGAGAAATTCATAGACCAATAAATATTGCACAGGCCACTGGTGGAAGAAAGATCCAGACCGAGGTAGTTTCTGCAGAAAGGGCGAGGGACCCAGGCAGGAAAGGCACCTGAGGTTGTTGGGGCCTGAGTGGAAATGCGTCTTGGAGTGAGGGTGGTCGGTCGCTGCTTCCCCCTGACCCACCATGTTCTGCCCGACTCAAGGCTCCCGACCCCTTCAGCCTGGACAAGCCGATGGGCAGTTGACCAGACAGCCTGCCTTCTTAAGCAGCGTCACTTCATAGAAAGATCAGGTTTCCTTTAGAAATGCGGACTGGTTTCTTCTACGCAGCGCCAACTGGCAGCCCAGGGTCCACGGTGCCCATCAGCTGTCGTCGGCAGTTTGCCAGAGCGCAGGGCTAACCGGCTCGCATTGGCTGTGGACCGGGGCCCCGCCCTGATGAAAAAGTTGGGCAGTCAGCCCCGAGCGGGCTAAAAAGACAGTGATCTAAGGCCTGGGAAGGTACAGTTTAACCACAGGGCCCAGCGGTTTGCAGCACTGAACGGCTGTGATTGGCTGACACTCCCCAAACCACGTTTGGATGTTTACGGCGAGGGTGGGACTAAGAGATATCCGGGCAGCAGAGCCAAAAAGCTTGGATTGGCTGTTCCGAGGTAGGGGGTAGGGGTGCCTAGCAACCACAGGCTGCCTCAATTGCCGGCTTTGTTTAAGAATCCGGTGTCACGGAAGCGATAGCTTGTGGGTAAGtggaagttggggagaggcaaagcATCAGTGGCTGTGATTGACAGCCTGGcatggagggggcggggcttaGCTCCTAACCTGGCGGCGGGCCGCGGCCGGGCAGGGATTTCGCTCAGGGCTTGTCACTACTGGGTGCGGACCGGGGGGCCTCGGAAATGCTTGTAGGCAACGGGTCTAGTTTGAGGAAACCCGGGGGCGGGTACATCCCGATGCTGGGGGTCAGGGCTTGCAGGTGGGCCAGGGCCCGAGTTCCGTTGAAGGCCACGTCACAGCCCGACTGGGCCAGGAGCCAGTTCTCTACCTCGGTCTGGAGCCAGCGGGAGGTCTCTACAGGGGGAGAAGCAGGTGTTGTGGGGAGGCGACTGGGGCCTGAAGGACCGGGAAGGGACAGCAGGGAGGGCGCGGGGCAAGGAATACAAGGGGTCCGGGTTTGGGAGAAGCCTA
Protein-coding sequences here:
- the EMP3 gene encoding epithelial membrane protein 3; translation: MSLLLLVVSALHILILILLFVATLDKSWWTLPGKESLNLWYDCTWNNDNKTWACSNVSENGWLKAVQVLMVLSLVLCCLSFILFMFQLYTMRRGGLFYATGLCQLCTSVAVFTGALIYAIHAKEILAERPSGGSFGYCFALAWVAFPLALASGVIYIHLRKRE